From the genome of Malus sylvestris chromosome 6, drMalSylv7.2, whole genome shotgun sequence, one region includes:
- the LOC126627341 gene encoding xyloglucan-specific galacturonosyltransferase 1-like, with protein sequence MVGVSMSKRKPKLPMQPAPKESCSCFLFLFKFLFRVPVAFFILLLIYLWSSSATIFSGNIVHICVSSRKLNDHYCLSAGKTQPKFEIAIPIVNHSSIYLYTLDKSLKLSLPSSPPLYRGNGSTSPQSTVNGEKVRETAEVIRDESEPVTMRNGENKDGEEQVANAKKDVEEQMRLHRSWISDKKQAGCEGRGVYVYDLPSKFNFDLIGQCRDMVPWMDFCKYFKNEAMGEPIPKFGNGWYQTHQYSLEPIFHQRVKKHPCRVYNEDEAKLFYIPFYGGLDILRWHFKNVSSDVKDTLSLELITWLEKQRSWTKNSRKDHVIVLGKISWDFRRKGRSWGTRFLEIDQMKNPVKLLIERQPWQPNDIGIPHPTSFHPSSDDDIMAWQWKILSSHRKQLVGFAGAERPGQAESIRSMLIKQCNPSSKNGNQCRFLDCGSGGCDQPETVIDLFLESEFCLQPPGDSPTRKSLFDSLIAGCIPVLFDPFTAYYQYPWHLPEDHGKYSVFVDQEEVRGMKVNVVEMLMKISKEKRDDMRRFIVYELLPGLVYGDSNAKFEKFEDAFSITMSNLMERVTKLKLNV encoded by the coding sequence ATGGTCGGTGTTTCCATGTCGAAACGAAAACCAAAACTCCCCATGCAACCGGCCCCTAAAGAATCCTGTAGctgtttcctttttcttttcaaatttctcTTTCGAGTCCCGGTTGCATTTTTCATTCTCCTTCTTATCTACCTCTGGTCCTCCTCCGCCACCATTTTCTCCGGCAACATTGTCCACATTTGTGTTTCCTCCCGGAAGCTCAACGACCATTACTGCCTTTCTGCTGGTAAAACCCAACCCAAGTTTGAAATCGCAATTCCGATCGTCAATCATAGTTCCATTTACCTCTACACTCTTGACAAGAGTTTGAAACTATCTCTTCCCTCATCGCCTCCTTTGTACCGCGGCAATGGTTCCACTAGTCCTCAATCCACTGTCAATGGTGAGAAGGTGAGAGAGACCGCTGAAGTTATCCGAGATGAGTCTGAACCGGTAACTATGAGGAATGGCGAGAACAAAGACGGAGAAGAGCAGGTTGCGAATGCAAAGAAGGACGTTGAAGAACAGATGCGACTGCACAGATCATGGATTTCGGATAAGAAGCAAGCCGGGTGCGAAGGGAGGGGAGTATATGTGTATGACTTGCCATCCAAGTTTAATTTTGACTTGATTGGTCAGTGCAGAGACATGGTTCCATGGATGGACTTCTGCAAGTACTTCAAAAATGAAGCCATGGGAGAACCAATTCCAAAATTCGGAAACGGTTGGTACCAGACACATCAGTACTCATTGGAGCCGATTTTTCATCAGAGGGTTAAGAAGCATCCTTGCAGGGTTTATAATGAGGATGAAGCCAAGCTTTTCTACATTCCATTTTACGGCGGTTTGGATATTCTGAGATGGCATTTCAAGAATGTCTCCAGCGACGTGAAAGACACATTGAGTTTGGAGCTCATAACATGGCTTGAGAAACAAAGATCATGGACTAAGAATTCTCGCAAGGATCATGTCATTGTGTTGGGAAAAATTTCATGGGATTTTCGGAGAAAGGGCCGCTCTTGGGGAACCAGATTCTTGGAGATTGATCAAATGAAAAACCCGGTAAAGCTTTTGATTGAGAGGCAGCCATGGCAGCCAAATGACATAGGAATCCCACACCCAACATCCTTCCATCCCAGCTCAGACGACGACATCATGGCATGGCAATGGAAAATTTTAAGCTCGCACCGAAAACAGTTAGTGGGCTTTGCTGGTGCAGAAAGGCCTGGTCAAGCTGAGAGCATAAGGTCTATGCTAATCAAACAGTGCAATCCATCCTCCAAAAATGGAAACCAATGCCGATTTCTTGACTGTGGTTCGGGCGGATGTGATCAGCCAGAGACAGTCATTGACCTCTTCCTAGAGTCTGAATTCTGCCTGCAGCCCCCAGGGGACAGCCCTACTAGAAAATCACTGTTTGATTCGCTGATAGCGGGCTGCATTCCCGTGCTTTTTGATCCTTTCACAGCTTATTACCAGTACCCGTGGCATTTGCCGGAGGATCATGGAAAGTATTCTGTGTTTGTGGATCAAGAGGAAGTGAGGGGAATGAAGGTGAATGTGGTGGAGATGTTGATGAAGATTTCAAAGGAGAAGAGGGATGATATGAGGAGGTTTATAGTGTATGAATTGTTGCCTGGTTTGGTGTATGGGGATTCAAATGCAAAATTTGAAAAGTTTGAGGATGCATTTTCCATCACAATGAGTAATCTCATGGAGAGGGTgaccaaattgaaattaaatgtaTAA